The following coding sequences are from one Polynucleobacter sp. JS-JIR-II-50 window:
- a CDS encoding ATP-binding protein has protein sequence MMKTYVSARAFSSQRKSGFKNTSYALAELVDNAFDAEADEVRIIFLEKNINGRPRVDKIIVADNGKGMNKELLEDCLILGESGVTEMQEILRTKRIGKFGYGLPNASISQCKVTEVYSWVPGGNKFFQHLDLDGIKNSQSIEVPPAVEKALPAYIQSMLGKREMASGTVIVWNDCDLISYARASTLINHSEKILGRIYRYLINDKKKKIILSAFSYNETDRKYTAQDKDIVVRPEDPLFLMSNTTAAEVLFAAANSGEISAPFFKPYSVSEKENKPTSYKLDEHCAVHTFKYLDQVYRFKLTTSVAFPAIQKPGIRNGGDTKVGNLYRQKETLGNIYFVRAGREVDVGSFGDFYRRAQPNHRFWTIEVEFEPDMDELLGVLNNKQHVAFHQVREAEIYDENYASPVEAQNALFFKLSQEITTASKAAISRINKQAAEFDNINKPGIDAPTIPVGTPTTTTTVLISEGQRTQSLPKEEKDQLVEKLHKTYPQLELVDIEKSVISLDESAARACIIYVPSVSEQLWNYTKIWDFHVIEINTNHLFYKKIIAPLQQYNDDGSLTAIELFIIASVIEEENTIQNDAKKRAIENHRLSVAIKLKEFMNDLTDSFSIKHTEVDDSDDD, from the coding sequence ATGATGAAAACCTACGTAAGCGCTAGAGCTTTTAGCTCACAAAGAAAATCAGGCTTTAAAAATACCTCATATGCATTAGCTGAGCTGGTTGATAACGCTTTTGATGCAGAGGCCGATGAGGTCAGAATTATATTTTTGGAAAAGAATATTAATGGTAGGCCTAGGGTCGATAAAATTATCGTCGCTGACAATGGCAAGGGGATGAATAAGGAGTTGCTAGAGGATTGCCTCATTCTTGGTGAGTCTGGAGTCACTGAGATGCAGGAGATATTGCGCACTAAGCGAATTGGTAAATTCGGTTATGGTCTTCCAAATGCATCAATTAGTCAATGTAAGGTAACTGAAGTTTATTCATGGGTTCCAGGCGGCAATAAATTTTTTCAACACCTAGATTTAGACGGTATTAAAAATTCACAAAGTATAGAGGTGCCTCCAGCTGTGGAAAAGGCTCTGCCTGCATACATTCAATCGATGCTCGGAAAAAGGGAAATGGCATCTGGAACGGTTATTGTATGGAATGATTGCGATTTAATCTCATATGCCCGCGCATCAACATTAATAAATCACTCAGAAAAGATTTTAGGACGTATTTATCGTTATTTGATTAATGATAAAAAGAAGAAAATAATTTTATCGGCGTTTAGCTATAACGAAACAGATAGAAAATATACTGCTCAGGATAAAGATATTGTTGTTAGACCTGAGGATCCGCTGTTTTTAATGAGCAATACGACCGCTGCTGAAGTGCTTTTTGCTGCAGCGAACAGTGGCGAAATCTCTGCTCCGTTTTTCAAGCCATATTCAGTTTCAGAAAAGGAGAATAAGCCAACGAGCTACAAGCTAGATGAACATTGCGCTGTGCACACTTTTAAATACTTAGATCAGGTGTATAGATTTAAATTAACTACATCAGTGGCATTCCCAGCTATTCAAAAACCAGGAATTCGAAATGGTGGAGACACTAAAGTTGGTAATTTATATCGTCAAAAGGAAACGTTAGGCAACATTTACTTTGTTCGCGCTGGTCGTGAGGTTGATGTTGGAAGTTTCGGCGATTTTTATAGGAGAGCGCAACCAAATCATCGTTTTTGGACTATAGAAGTCGAGTTTGAGCCAGACATGGATGAATTACTTGGCGTCCTAAATAACAAACAGCACGTAGCATTTCATCAGGTTCGTGAAGCTGAAATCTATGATGAGAATTATGCCTCCCCCGTTGAGGCGCAAAACGCATTATTTTTCAAATTGTCTCAGGAGATAACAACTGCTTCTAAGGCCGCAATAAGCCGCATTAATAAGCAGGCTGCTGAGTTCGACAATATAAATAAGCCTGGTATCGACGCCCCTACTATTCCTGTGGGAACTCCAACTACTACTACAACAGTTCTAATATCCGAAGGTCAAAGAACCCAAAGCTTGCCCAAGGAGGAGAAGGATCAGCTAGTTGAAAAGCTACATAAAACCTATCCTCAACTTGAATTAGTTGATATTGAGAAGTCGGTGATTAGCTTGGACGAGTCGGCAGCTAGGGCTTGCATTATTTACGTCCCCTCGGTTTCCGAACAGTTATGGAACTACACAAAAATTTGGGATTTTCACGTTATTGAAATCAATACAAATCATTTGTTCTATAAGAAAATTATTGCACCACTACAACAATATAACGATGATGGTTCGCTTACGGCTATTGAATTATTTATTATCGCCTCCGTGATTGAAGAGGAAAATACAATTCAAAATGATGCTAAAAAACGAGCCATTGAAAATCATAGACTTTCTGTAGCAATTAAGCTCAAAGAGTTTATGAATGATCTTACAGATTCATTTTCGATAAAGCATACCGAAGTCGATGATAGTGATGATGATTAG
- a CDS encoding phosphoadenosine phosphosulfate reductase family protein yields the protein MEKHVLGISGGKDSAALAIYMAQHYPELDIEYFFTDTGEELPEVHEFLTMLEGFLGKPITRLNPHRNFKFWLREFNHFLPSAQTRWCTQKLKLEPFRNWVNQWVKAGVTVHSYVAIRADEDYREGYNPNNQFLKVKYPFREDGIDKQGVFDLLEASGMGLPKYYEWRSRSGCTFCFFQQKIEWVRLKERHPEAFEEAKALEKSAEDHGSPFTWTQGEPLSMLERPERVQQIREDFDKRVARNEARKEKFANPLRANLVDIDDLYDCDEGNNSCNVCHK from the coding sequence ATGGAAAAGCATGTTTTAGGTATATCCGGAGGAAAAGATAGTGCTGCCCTAGCCATTTATATGGCGCAACACTATCCTGAACTTGATATCGAGTACTTCTTCACCGATACCGGCGAGGAGCTACCTGAAGTGCATGAATTTTTGACAATGCTTGAAGGATTCCTTGGTAAGCCTATTACCCGCCTAAATCCGCACAGGAACTTCAAATTCTGGCTGAGAGAATTTAATCACTTCCTGCCTTCAGCCCAAACTAGGTGGTGCACCCAAAAATTAAAACTAGAACCATTCAGGAACTGGGTAAATCAATGGGTTAAAGCCGGCGTTACGGTTCATAGCTACGTCGCAATCAGAGCTGACGAAGATTATCGTGAAGGCTACAACCCAAATAACCAATTCCTAAAAGTAAAGTACCCATTTAGGGAAGATGGCATCGATAAACAAGGTGTATTTGATTTACTTGAGGCCTCAGGAATGGGCTTACCAAAGTATTACGAATGGCGCTCACGGAGTGGCTGCACTTTCTGCTTTTTTCAACAGAAAATTGAGTGGGTCCGCTTAAAGGAAAGACATCCAGAAGCCTTTGAGGAGGCTAAAGCACTCGAGAAAAGTGCTGAAGACCACGGCTCTCCATTCACGTGGACCCAAGGTGAGCCCCTATCAATGCTAGAGCGACCAGAGCGTGTTCAGCAGATACGGGAAGATTTTGATAAACGTGTAGCTAGAAATGAGGCTCGAAAGGAAAAATTTGCAAATCCTTTGAGAGCTAATCTAGTGGATATTGACGATTTATATGATTGCGATGAAGGTAATAATTCCTGTAACGTTTGCCACAAGTAA
- a CDS encoding ATP-binding protein — MTDKLNSNVTISRQFLRSVNLEADLGRTDALQGYICQDTAKSLVKNMAHHLNQSRQKAFTWTGPYGGGKSSLALVLGSLVSPIKELKTEAKKLLKIEAGDDIEMAFGSSKDGWLVLPVVGKRDSVVSAISKALDKALGTTSRKSKAADVILRLTTEATNRKKDGVLLIIDELGKFLESAAQTGEDIYFYQELAEAASRCDGKLVIVGILHQAFEQYATRLGREARDEWAKIQGRYIDIPLVAGTDEVIELVGRAINKKNPPKASKVFDKFADSVANAIIKRRPNAPANIKTSFINCWPLHPVTAALLGPISRKRFSQNERSVFGFLASAEPLGFADFLKLMPDDELALYGPARYWDYLSANMEQAILASSDGHRWAAAKDAIERAESRPGCTQIHLQLAKTIALIEMFRSGSGLAAEDVILETCIENASTKEISSALKDLASWSILVFRKHLNSWAIYSGSDFDIDSALNEARSELGEINIKQLIELSELNPIVAKRHYHLTGSLRWFSRALIEIASAENYLGNFSAKPGSAGEFILLAPSSDYSAKQNKNLVKTLSENAKNSPVVIGYAPNSGKVYELGMELAALERVQKTRRELDGDAVARKEINSRVAAVKSELSEELKSSFDKADWYQDGVEINRSTRSTLSAIASKLADETYPSTPYIQNELVNHESISGNSVKARKELMYRMLGNYGVPRLGYEGFSSDAGLYYSIIEANQLYQWVDGSYTFSTQDSKSGFRSYFSPLWKAADKLFKGNKESVSLAKLYEVWQAPPIGAKKGVLPIFALIYFLANRQHLGLYIENTFIPDLTEAYLDEWMQDANRVAFKFVEIGKEREVLLKSLSASLEKSLGKQVIASPLESARGLVNLVATLPGWTKRTNTVSADAQKLRMAMLKANDPHKVLFSDLPSLLNPKNDLDLVEVISSLTKELQNAYPQMLSKFRGILNKALDHQGEIGKLNDRAETIKGISGDFGVDAFVARLSVYKGDDEGLEGLLSTTINKNPKDWVDRDQEAAINALGIICNTFRKIESLSSLRDKNSKRNSFSFVYADPKNQTISDSFDISTEKIPKLKELSQEILKDLKKKGLSKDEILATFAQACSETINT; from the coding sequence ATGACTGATAAATTAAATTCCAACGTAACAATTTCCAGGCAATTTTTACGCTCGGTCAATCTCGAAGCTGACTTAGGTAGAACTGATGCATTACAAGGCTACATCTGTCAAGATACGGCCAAGAGTCTTGTTAAAAACATGGCTCACCATCTCAACCAATCAAGACAGAAAGCTTTTACATGGACAGGCCCCTATGGTGGCGGCAAGTCTTCACTAGCACTTGTTTTAGGCTCCCTAGTTTCCCCAATCAAAGAACTCAAAACTGAAGCTAAAAAACTATTAAAGATTGAGGCTGGCGATGACATTGAAATGGCATTTGGCTCAAGCAAGGATGGCTGGTTAGTACTGCCTGTCGTTGGCAAACGAGATAGTGTTGTCTCAGCAATATCCAAAGCATTAGATAAGGCATTAGGGACTACTAGCAGAAAATCAAAAGCAGCAGATGTTATTTTGCGGCTAACTACAGAGGCCACAAACAGGAAAAAGGATGGCGTCCTTTTAATCATCGATGAGCTTGGAAAATTTCTTGAATCAGCCGCACAAACTGGTGAGGATATTTACTTCTACCAAGAGTTAGCTGAAGCAGCAAGTAGATGCGATGGTAAGTTAGTTATCGTCGGGATACTTCATCAAGCTTTTGAGCAATATGCAACAAGACTTGGTAGAGAGGCGCGGGATGAGTGGGCAAAAATTCAAGGCCGCTATATTGATATCCCTCTAGTTGCAGGCACTGATGAGGTTATTGAGCTTGTTGGAAGAGCAATAAACAAGAAAAACCCACCAAAGGCTTCAAAGGTTTTTGATAAGTTTGCAGACAGTGTTGCAAATGCAATTATTAAGCGCAGACCAAACGCACCTGCAAATATCAAAACCTCTTTTATTAATTGCTGGCCGCTCCATCCAGTTACCGCTGCATTATTAGGTCCTATCTCTCGAAAAAGGTTTAGCCAGAATGAACGCAGTGTTTTTGGATTTCTAGCTTCGGCCGAGCCCTTGGGGTTTGCAGACTTTTTGAAGTTAATGCCAGATGATGAATTAGCTCTTTATGGGCCCGCAAGATACTGGGACTATCTTTCCGCAAACATGGAGCAAGCTATCCTTGCTTCATCAGATGGCCACAGATGGGCAGCCGCTAAAGATGCTATCGAGCGCGCAGAATCAAGACCTGGTTGCACTCAAATTCATCTTCAACTAGCCAAAACCATTGCTCTGATTGAGATGTTTAGGAGCGGTTCTGGCCTTGCCGCTGAAGATGTGATTCTGGAAACCTGTATTGAGAATGCCTCAACCAAAGAAATTAGTTCTGCGCTTAAAGATTTAGCTAGCTGGTCGATTCTTGTATTTAGAAAGCATTTAAATTCTTGGGCTATTTATTCAGGAAGTGACTTTGACATCGACTCTGCGCTGAACGAAGCCAGAAGCGAGCTCGGTGAAATCAACATCAAGCAGTTAATAGAATTATCCGAACTCAATCCAATTGTCGCCAAGAGGCACTATCACCTAACCGGCAGCCTAAGATGGTTTTCGAGGGCGCTTATTGAAATAGCATCTGCCGAGAATTACCTTGGAAACTTTTCAGCCAAGCCTGGTTCAGCAGGTGAATTTATTCTGTTGGCTCCGAGCTCAGACTATAGCGCCAAACAAAATAAGAACTTAGTTAAGACCCTGTCTGAAAATGCAAAAAACTCTCCAGTAGTTATTGGCTATGCGCCAAATTCTGGAAAGGTATATGAGTTAGGTATGGAGCTTGCCGCTCTTGAGCGCGTTCAAAAGACAAGGCGTGAGCTTGATGGTGATGCCGTAGCAAGAAAAGAAATTAATAGCAGAGTTGCAGCAGTTAAATCTGAATTAAGCGAAGAGTTAAAGAGCTCTTTTGATAAGGCTGATTGGTATCAGGATGGCGTTGAAATTAATCGATCTACACGCAGCACCCTATCGGCAATCGCCAGTAAGCTAGCTGACGAAACCTACCCTTCTACACCATACATTCAGAATGAACTGGTTAATCATGAATCTATATCAGGTAATTCTGTAAAAGCTCGTAAAGAGCTTATGTATAGGATGTTAGGGAACTATGGCGTGCCAAGACTTGGCTACGAAGGGTTTTCATCGGATGCGGGACTTTACTACTCCATTATTGAAGCAAATCAACTCTATCAATGGGTTGATGGCTCTTACACATTCTCAACCCAAGACTCAAAGTCTGGATTTAGGAGCTACTTTTCCCCGCTTTGGAAAGCTGCAGACAAACTCTTCAAGGGAAATAAGGAGTCAGTATCTCTAGCAAAGCTTTATGAGGTATGGCAGGCCCCTCCTATTGGAGCCAAAAAAGGTGTCCTCCCTATTTTTGCGCTAATTTATTTCTTGGCAAATAGGCAGCATCTAGGTCTTTATATAGAAAATACATTTATTCCCGATTTAACGGAAGCTTACCTTGATGAGTGGATGCAAGATGCTAATCGCGTAGCCTTCAAGTTTGTCGAAATCGGCAAAGAGCGAGAAGTATTACTCAAATCACTCAGCGCATCACTTGAGAAAAGCCTTGGTAAACAAGTTATTGCAAGCCCTCTTGAATCCGCACGGGGCTTAGTGAACTTAGTAGCAACACTGCCTGGCTGGACAAAACGAACCAATACGGTTTCGGCAGATGCTCAAAAACTGAGAATGGCAATGCTTAAAGCAAATGACCCTCATAAAGTTCTATTCTCAGATCTTCCAAGCCTTCTGAATCCTAAAAATGACTTAGATTTAGTTGAGGTCATCTCATCTCTTACTAAAGAATTACAGAATGCATATCCGCAGATGCTCTCTAAATTTAGAGGAATTCTGAATAAAGCCTTGGATCATCAAGGCGAAATTGGAAAGCTAAATGATCGGGCAGAAACTATTAAGGGGATATCAGGAGATTTTGGAGTTGATGCTTTTGTGGCTAGACTCTCAGTTTATAAGGGTGATGACGAAGGGTTAGAGGGTCTTCTCTCTACAACTATTAATAAAAATCCAAAGGATTGGGTAGACAGAGACCAGGAGGCTGCCATTAATGCCCTTGGCATCATCTGCAATACATTCAGAAAAATTGAGTCCCTTAGCTCATTAAGAGATAAAAACTCAAAACGAAATTCGTTTTCTTTTGTTTATGCTGACCCAAAAAACCAAACAATATCTGACAGTTTCGATATTTCAACTGAAAAGATTCCCAAACTAAAGGAACTCTCACAGGAAATATTAAAAGATCTCAAGAAAAAAGGTTTAAGCAAAGACGAGATCCTCGCAACCTTTGCGCAAGCATGTTCTGAAACAATCAACACATAA
- a CDS encoding DUF4007 family protein — MSKTEKFQFSGHETFPLRQLWLRKAYLGVKDSETKNPKESKSLFSDEKAISNFGVGKNMVSSIRHWALATGIIEENSEVGYKTTPLGDSLFGDGGLDPYQEHPSTAWLIHWKLAGEGDRSTTWKWLFNYVIEPTLDTEHLINHLQNFANDRKYKVASATLKRDIECCLRSYVPRVAGDSPEEISDTVLGELALIQQIGRGQFEFKRGAKQTLSDSLFAWCLVDFWDRYSPDTTTLSFEAIAHEYGSPGRVFKLDESSVADRVQALGEITKNQLTWSDTAGMRQVIKGQVKKDKLLENAYD; from the coding sequence ATGAGTAAAACAGAAAAATTCCAATTTTCAGGTCATGAGACCTTTCCCCTAAGGCAACTTTGGCTAAGAAAAGCCTACTTAGGAGTTAAAGATTCAGAGACCAAAAATCCCAAAGAAAGTAAAAGCTTATTTTCCGATGAAAAAGCTATTAGCAATTTCGGGGTGGGGAAAAACATGGTCTCATCAATAAGACATTGGGCTCTAGCAACAGGAATTATTGAAGAGAATTCTGAGGTAGGCTACAAAACGACGCCTCTCGGAGATTCCCTCTTTGGAGATGGTGGCCTAGACCCCTACCAAGAGCACCCCTCAACTGCTTGGCTAATACATTGGAAACTAGCAGGCGAAGGTGATCGCTCAACAACATGGAAATGGTTATTTAATTACGTCATTGAACCTACGCTTGATACTGAGCATCTAATTAATCATTTACAAAATTTTGCAAATGATAGGAAGTATAAAGTTGCTAGTGCAACACTAAAGCGAGATATCGAGTGCTGCTTAAGAAGCTATGTCCCCCGCGTAGCAGGCGACTCCCCTGAGGAAATCTCAGACACAGTTTTAGGAGAGCTTGCCTTAATTCAGCAAATTGGACGTGGTCAATTTGAATTCAAAAGGGGTGCAAAACAAACATTAAGCGATAGCCTTTTTGCTTGGTGCTTAGTCGACTTTTGGGATAGATACTCCCCCGATACAACAACACTCTCTTTCGAGGCAATTGCGCATGAATACGGATCCCCTGGAAGAGTATTTAAGCTTGATGAATCAAGCGTTGCAGATAGAGTGCAGGCATTGGGTGAAATAACAAAAAATCAACTTACATGGTCAGATACTGCAGGCATGCGCCAAGTTATTAAAGGTCAAGTTAAAAAAGATAAGTTGCTGGAAAATGCATATGACTGA
- a CDS encoding AlpA family transcriptional regulator has protein sequence MSNSNSEVTLMRIPQILEVMPISKSKFWLMVQKGEFPKPIKIGRSSFWTIEQVQTFIRERTKQSTN, from the coding sequence ATGAGTAATTCAAATTCAGAAGTAACCTTAATGAGAATTCCCCAGATTCTGGAAGTCATGCCAATTTCAAAATCTAAGTTTTGGCTTATGGTTCAGAAAGGTGAGTTCCCTAAACCGATCAAAATTGGAAGATCCTCTTTTTGGACTATTGAGCAGGTTCAGACCTTTATCCGAGAAAGGACAAAGCAATCCACCAATTGA
- a CDS encoding YdaU family protein, which translates to MNYYEHHIGDYAEATAHLTFIEDATYSRLIRKYYATEKPLPMDVKFVQRLINARSKEEKNAVISVLNEFFNLTDDGWRQERCDHEIARFKDRQIKARRSAEGRWQSSSAEQILSDSTTISVCDRNANALPTQCSPNTIHQSPITNLHTPDKQNNGAEKKNVGRSDQTSVQIIKLFAKEGINIPLDDGRIKEMIGMDISEKEIADAILQAKETRRRASSSTPINVGFVLAILKGMRRKSQANDLGEDIWWKSNEGIDVKGRELGMRAQGSESYDAFKTRIFAELRKREEVSNAS; encoded by the coding sequence ATGAATTACTACGAGCATCACATTGGGGATTACGCGGAAGCAACTGCCCATCTCACCTTTATCGAGGACGCCACCTATAGTCGCCTGATCAGAAAGTACTACGCTACAGAGAAACCACTTCCCATGGATGTGAAGTTTGTCCAAAGATTGATCAATGCCAGATCTAAGGAGGAAAAAAATGCAGTGATCTCAGTTCTCAATGAATTTTTTAATCTAACTGATGATGGCTGGCGACAAGAGCGCTGCGACCATGAAATAGCAAGGTTCAAGGATCGCCAAATTAAAGCCAGACGGAGCGCGGAAGGTCGCTGGCAGTCGTCATCAGCAGAGCAAATACTGTCTGACAGTACGACCATTTCCGTATGCGATCGCAATGCGAACGCATTGCCAACGCAATGCTCACCAAACACCATACACCAGTCACCAATCACCAATCTCCATACTCCAGACAAACAAAACAATGGGGCTGAAAAGAAAAATGTTGGTAGGAGCGACCAAACCTCAGTTCAGATAATTAAACTTTTTGCGAAGGAGGGCATCAATATTCCTCTTGATGATGGGCGCATCAAAGAGATGATTGGCATGGATATTTCAGAAAAGGAGATAGCCGATGCCATCTTGCAAGCCAAAGAGACGAGAAGACGTGCATCAAGTTCAACACCCATCAATGTAGGTTTTGTCTTGGCCATTCTCAAAGGCATGCGAAGAAAGAGTCAAGCCAATGATCTAGGTGAAGATATCTGGTGGAAAAGTAATGAAGGGATAGACGTCAAAGGAAGGGAGCTAGGCATGCGAGCTCAGGGTTCAGAAAGCTATGACGCATTTAAAACCAGAATCTTCGCTGAGCTTCGCAAGCGCGAGGAGGTATCCAATGCAAGCTAA
- a CDS encoding terminase family protein: MKTVWAPLPGSQTLFLTCPVYEVLLEGTRGGGKTDTLLMSYAQHVGRGFGDHWRGTLFRLTYPQLSDVVAKSKRWFYQIFPGAKFNESDYVWKWPTGEMLYFRYGANEDDYWNYHGHEYPWLGFEELTNWRNLSFYEAMHSTCRSSHPGMPRMVRATCNPFGVGHASVKERFQIGSIPAGQIIKQEGALPRVRIHSTIYENTHLLKNDPNYLMSLESLSDPNRRRAWLEGDWDIHVGSFLEGVWQPSKHVIEPFAIPPTWKVWRSMDWGYARPYAVYWFALSNDGVYYLWRELYGYGDKENTGTREDATVVAEKIKKIEVHDQRLGYEYRMNLADPSIFSKIGAERSIGQIFRDKGVKWTEAYNAPRSRVNGAQEIIRLLAEDRLKIFSTCKHWLRTIPQLPPDSLNPEDVDTDAEDHAWDATRYGVMRARHSGG; this comes from the coding sequence ATGAAAACCGTCTGGGCACCATTGCCTGGTAGTCAGACTTTGTTTCTGACATGTCCCGTGTATGAGGTATTGCTCGAAGGGACCAGAGGAGGGGGTAAGACCGATACCTTACTCATGAGCTATGCCCAACACGTGGGTAGAGGCTTTGGCGACCATTGGCGCGGAACACTCTTTCGCCTGACTTATCCCCAATTGTCTGATGTAGTAGCCAAGAGTAAACGCTGGTTCTATCAAATCTTCCCGGGTGCCAAGTTCAATGAATCAGACTACGTCTGGAAATGGCCCACAGGAGAGATGCTGTACTTTCGGTATGGTGCTAACGAGGACGACTACTGGAATTACCATGGCCATGAATACCCTTGGCTAGGGTTTGAAGAATTAACGAACTGGCGCAATCTGTCTTTCTACGAAGCAATGCATTCCACCTGTAGGTCATCACACCCTGGCATGCCAAGGATGGTGAGGGCAACATGCAATCCATTTGGAGTGGGACATGCGTCTGTAAAGGAAAGATTCCAGATTGGATCTATCCCGGCGGGACAAATCATCAAGCAAGAGGGCGCACTACCAAGAGTGCGAATACATTCCACCATTTATGAGAACACCCATCTTCTAAAAAATGACCCTAACTACCTCATGAGCCTAGAGTCGCTAAGCGATCCAAACAGGCGTAGAGCATGGTTAGAGGGGGATTGGGATATCCACGTGGGAAGTTTCTTGGAAGGCGTATGGCAGCCCTCTAAACACGTCATTGAGCCATTTGCCATTCCGCCGACATGGAAGGTATGGCGTTCAATGGATTGGGGATATGCAAGACCATATGCAGTTTATTGGTTTGCCTTATCCAACGATGGAGTCTATTACCTATGGAGAGAGCTCTATGGATACGGCGACAAAGAAAACACGGGTACAAGGGAAGACGCCACCGTAGTAGCAGAGAAGATCAAGAAGATCGAGGTGCACGATCAACGCCTTGGATACGAATACCGGATGAACCTAGCTGACCCATCTATCTTCTCGAAAATAGGAGCAGAGCGATCCATTGGGCAGATCTTTAGAGATAAAGGGGTGAAATGGACTGAAGCCTATAACGCCCCTAGAAGCAGAGTAAATGGTGCCCAAGAAATCATCCGACTTCTGGCTGAAGACAGACTCAAGATCTTCTCAACCTGTAAGCACTGGCTAAGGACTATTCCCCAGTTACCGCCAGACTCATTAAACCCAGAAGACGTAGATACCGATGCGGAAGATCATGCTTGGGACGCAACGAGGTATGGGGTGATGCGGGCCAGGCATTCTGGAGGCTGA